The following nucleotide sequence is from Glycine max cultivar Williams 82 chromosome 9, Glycine_max_v4.0, whole genome shotgun sequence.
gaGGGATGGTGAACTTTAAATTTAACTAAGtttcaaatcaataattaattaatctcatAACCAACTCACGTGATCAAAACTTATGGTGATAcctcaagataaaaaaaaaaaacataaatcctAATTAGATATGGTAGTTACCAAAAATATATGCAATAATATATAATGGCAAAAGTGAAGCTTATAAAAAAGTGACAATTATATATAACTAGGttaatatttaaagttattaatttacattcatgctaATTAAGATTATGAGTTGTTAAAAAGGATGTAATATATGTTGAAGTATAAGTATAAGGGAAAATCTCACATcaagtaaaaatggaaaaagttgagtatgtgaaaagaagACTTATAAACCCGagtcttaaggttttgggttaaaaCGTGATATCAAATTTTCTCATGTATTACTCATGACTCATTGATGTAAATCAAGAAAATTTGCTTACATGAATGACTAAAGGTTATGCGAGATTTTAAAAGTATACTTGTtagcttttatatattataataaatgtaATGGCTTAAGCATATAACTTTACTACTTTAGCTATTAACAAATTCATCCCAATTTCTATGCACTTAAAAGTATACATTAAGTAATTAATCTTTAAACCTAAATCTCTAAAAATGGTATGAAAAATTATCTGTTTCTAAAATGACTTGGACAATCATAAACAGAGCAAAATGACTGAAGAATTGTCATGGCCAAGAGCACAAAGGTGGCAAGAAGTGTCAAGAACCTCCACGAAGAGTACACATAATTGTTTAAGATCCTGTAGGGTTTGGCCTTCTGCTTATCACGGAAGTACTTGTTAACCTTTTTAACGGTCTCATCCAACTTCTCAGTCTTGGTAGGTCCAATAGATTTGCTCATTCCATTGAAAAGCTCCTCAGTCTCTTCCACACTGAGAGAGCTACTTGACTCTAGGATCCCTTCATTCTTGAGCAGCTTCACATCCTCCACAGTGTCTATGATTCCCCTCATCAATTCTGTGTACCTTGTGAAGATAAGAAAATCTGGTTTGCTCAAGGCCTCGTGAGCCACAAGGTTTCTCATTATCACTTCAGAGTTGACATCCAATTTCAGCACAGGAAGGTAAAATATGCCTTTTTTCTCGTCGAATTCAATGGTCGTGATGCCACCTTTCGAGGGTTGAAAATGGATACCAACTGAGTGAAGCTCACGCACAGAAGGGAAGGTAACAACCACAGCAGGAGCTTCTGTTTCAGAAGGAGGTGTTTCTGATGATGAAAACTTTTGAAAAGTTGTTGGCATGTTGAGTATTGCATCTAAGGGTCGTTTAACGGGTTGTGGAAGAGGAATGTTCGTGACCTTTAGCCTTTTGAGCGTGGCAAGTGTCCATGTTAATAGACCTTTAACTTTATTTAAGAATGTGACTATGCCTTCAGATTTTGAGCTTCTTGTAGGAGTGTTAGAGCAATTGCTATTGGGTTTGCACATACCTTCGCTCTCAGGTGTTGGTGTTTCTAGTTTTTCATGTTCAGAGACAACCAAATGATACATGAGATCCAAGATATGATAATGCTTGGTGACAGCTTCAGAACATGTGGGGGTGTGAGTTAACTTGAGTGGAGAGTGTTTTTCACAGAATGACAAGAGCATTGAACCCAAATACTCTTGAACTGAATCAATAGGTTTGGAGCTTTGAAGCACCAAGATCCTCAACAACATGTAGGTTGGAATTTGGTTCTCCACCATGATCATGTCCCTTATGATGGCATCCTTGGTTAGCTTCACACTACTTATCCGAATTTGTTCTTCTATTCCTGTCATGAAAGAACTAGATACTTTCTCATCCAGATAATTGTGGAAGAAATCCAATAGAAACAAACCAT
It contains:
- the LOC100786766 gene encoding putative UPF0481 protein At3g02645, yielding MASLTIFNSESDEDSWVIQINQLVSETNLSILNKMPVCIYQVPKSLSCVKPEAFSPQLIAIGPYNHFRPELYSMERLKISSAKRVLDHFNKHDLKQLVEQLHNTGPFIRACYHKYLDLKEDTLLYTMTLDGLFLLDFFHNYLDEKVSSSFMTGIEEQIRISSVKLTKDAIIRDMIMVENQIPTYMLLRILVLQSSKPIDSVQEYLGSMLLSFCEKHSPLKLTHTPTCSEAVTKHYHILDLMYHLVVSEHEKLETPTPESEGMCKPNSNCSNTPTRSSKSEGIVTFLNKVKGLLTWTLATLKRLKVTNIPLPQPVKRPLDAILNMPTTFQKFSSSETPPSETEAPAVVVTFPSVRELHSVGIHFQPSKGGITTIEFDEKKGIFYLPVLKLDVNSEVIMRNLVAHEALSKPDFLIFTRYTELMRGIIDTVEDVKLLKNEGILESSSSLSVEETEELFNGMSKSIGPTKTEKLDETVKKVNKYFRDKQKAKPYRILNNYVYSSWRFLTLLATFVLLAMTILQSFCSVYDCPSHFRNR